A genomic segment from Centroberyx gerrardi isolate f3 chromosome 22, fCenGer3.hap1.cur.20231027, whole genome shotgun sequence encodes:
- the terf1 gene encoding telomeric repeat-binding factor 1, whose product MDEPESNNKATATTNITDKTVKFSHVTAVATGWMLDFSFVSLCRHFKEGEVDEFTETLSTFQAIAEGHSLKTDHGQKRMICAFLARIMHGKDFDVQFEEDDSVMPLMSAASIWPALRDTVADESLFENIANLLFVQSVAVCLEKGQRSMASSALKWFEKKHDFPQNLRVKLSTIVTQRDTYHPFLLSFSFSRLLETVRSYLDAYLEKNPSDYLLQAATKMVQSSQNMEAVEDVVTRDESLSETTNNSTEKDAKNKKSSTSVRAKKKLLSTKITDVWKPESCKKPRVVLNSQAISKSEMARLTFQQESPEKSLNTSKTKKPRRPPKKWTRQLDKNLKDGVKLHGVGKWSRILLDYDFEGRTGTMLKDRWRVLMKTYEVS is encoded by the exons ATGGACGAGCCTGAAAGTAATAACAAagccacagcaacaacaaatattacAGATAAAACTGTAAAATTTTCCCACGTAACAGCCGTTGCGACAGGATGGATGCTGGACTTCTCGTTTGTAAGTCTGTGTCGGCACTTCAAAGAGGGCGAAGTTGACGAGTTCACTGAAACGCTTTCGACTTTCCAGG CCATTGCTGAGGGTCATTCTCTTAAAACTGATCATGGTCAGAAAAGGATGATATGTGCCTTCCTCGCAAGAATCATGCATGGAAAAGACTTTG atgTCCAGTTTGAGGAGGATGACAGTGTGATGCCTCTGATGTCTGCGGCCAGTATATGGCCGGCCCTGAGAGACACTGTGGCAGATGAAAGTTTGTTTGAAAACATCGCCAATCTATTGTTTGTCCAG TCTGTGGCTGTGTGCTTGGAGAAAGGCCAAAGATCCATGGCCTCCTCTGCCCTCAAGTGGTTTGAGAAGAAACATGACTTCCCACAG AACTTGCGAGTTAAGCTGTCAACAATAGTGACGCAAAGGGACACCTACCACCCATTCCTcctcagcttcagcttcagccgCCTGCTGGAGACAGTCCGGTCATACTTGGATGCCTATCTGGAGAAGAATCCCTCTGACTACCTCCTCCAG GCAGCCACTAAGATGGTCCAGTCATCACAGAACATGGAGGCTGTGGAGGACGTGGTGACACGGGACGAGTCTCTCTCAGAAACAACCAACAACTCAACAGAGAAGGATGCAAA GAATAAGAAGAGCTCTACATCTGTGAG GGCCAAAAAGAAACTACTGTCAACAAAAATTACTGATGTGTGGAAACCTGAATCTTGCAAGAAGCCTCGTGTCGTTCTCAATTCTCAAGCAATTTCCAAGAGTG AAATGGCTCGTCTGACATTTCAACAAGAGTCGCCTGAGAAATCACTGAACACCTCGAAGACCAAAAAACCAAGGCGGCCACCAAAG AAATGGACAAGGCAGCTGGACAAGAATCTGAAGGATGGTGTGAAACTTCACGGCGTGGGGAAGTGGTCACGCATTTTACTGGATTATGACTTTGAAGGTCGCACCGGCACCATGCTCAAAGACCGCTGGAGAGTGCTAATGAAGACATATGAAGTCAGCTGA